From the genome of Thiovibrio frasassiensis:
GCCCCGGTACCGGTTCTCGACACGGTGACCATGGTTGATCTCGGCGCCACGGCCTGCATCCCCTGCAAGATGATGGCGCCCATCCTTGAGGAGTTGGCAGCAGAATACCGGGGCAAGGCGGCGATCATCTTTATCGATGTCTGGAAGAATCCGGACGAAGGCAAGAAATTCAAGGTGAGCATGATCCCCACCCAGATTTTTTTCGACCGTAGCGGCAATGAGGTCTACCGCCACAGCGGCTTCCTGGACAAAAAAGCCATTGTGGCCCAGCTTGCCCAAATGGGCGTTGCCCAGCCCGGTAGTGGGAGCGGTAAGTAATGGACGCCCTTTTTCTCCTGGTCAATGAATGGATGGGCGCGGGCCTCGCCCTGGCCGCCCTGGGCTGTTTTCTCTGGGGCATGATCAGCGTCTTGCTCAGCCCCTGCCACCTGGCCTCCATCCCTCTGGTGGTGGCCTATGTGGGCGGACAGGAGCAACTGATCAAGGGCAGGCAGGCCGTGCACTATGCGGTGCTGTTCAGCACCGGCCTTTTCCTGACCATCGTCCTGGTGGGGGTGATCTGCGCCCTGCTCGGCAGGATGCTGGGCGACGTGGGGCCGTACTGGACCATGGCCGTGGGGGTGATTCTGCTCTGGGTGTCCGGCGACATGCTGGGCATTGCCAAGTGCTCCGTGCCAAGCGGGCTCATGGCAAAATTAAAAGTACGGGGGGCGTGGGGCGCCTTTGTCTTGGGGCTTGCCTACGGCGTGCTCTCCGGCTCCTGCACCTTCGGCTTCATCGCCCCCATCCTGGCCATCATCACGGTGCAGCAGCAGGTGCTGACCGGGGTATTGTTCATCCTTCTGTTTGCCGTGGGCCATTGCCTGCCCATTGCCGTGGCCGGCAGTTCAACCGCCACGGTGAAACGGCTGCTGGCCAGCTCTTCCTTCGGCCAGGCCAGCGGATGGTTCCGCAGGGGGGCCGGAATATTGATCGGTGGGCTTGGGGTTTATTTTCTGCTCAGGCCTTTCTGGTAGGGAAACCGACAGGTTGGGCGAGTGTACTCTCCCCGGCCTTGATTCCTGGCGCTACACACCATCCATCCGCAGCAAAACATCACACTCCGGGCCAAGGGCATCCGGACTGCGACCGCCGCTCAGACTGAGCGCCTTTGGGGGGCAGAACTCCAGACAGAGCCCACAGCCGCTGCAGCGAGCCCACGTGAACTGCAATTGCTTCCCCTCTTCTTCCCTGATGTTTTTAAGCGCTCCGGTGGGGCACATTCCGGCGCAGCCGCCGCAGAAGTTGCATTCCGTGTTCACCGTAAGCGTAAAAAAGAGCGGCAGCATGGCCAGCCGGACGGCTTCGTCGCCGGAGTCGACCAGGGCTTGACGGAGTAAGACCAAACGAGCGGGCTGATGCTTGTGGGCATGCTTTTCCTTGGGGTCCGGCTCCGCCTGC
Proteins encoded in this window:
- a CDS encoding thioredoxin family protein, which produces MKTIVRFALLLAALVVLHTSAGWASSPSAPVPVLDTVTMVDLGATACIPCKMMAPILEELAAEYRGKAAIIFIDVWKNPDEGKKFKVSMIPTQIFFDRSGNEVYRHSGFLDKKAIVAQLAQMGVAQPGSGSGK
- a CDS encoding cytochrome c biogenesis CcdA family protein; the protein is MDALFLLVNEWMGAGLALAALGCFLWGMISVLLSPCHLASIPLVVAYVGGQEQLIKGRQAVHYAVLFSTGLFLTIVLVGVICALLGRMLGDVGPYWTMAVGVILLWVSGDMLGIAKCSVPSGLMAKLKVRGAWGAFVLGLAYGVLSGSCTFGFIAPILAIITVQQQVLTGVLFILLFAVGHCLPIAVAGSSTATVKRLLASSSFGQASGWFRRGAGILIGGLGVYFLLRPFW